One Romboutsia sp. 13368 genomic window carries:
- the recA gene encoding recombinase RecA, with protein sequence MSIEQEKLNALNQALGKIEKEFGKGSVMKLGEATSMAIDVISTGSIGLDIAVGIGGLPKGRIIEVYGPESSGKTTVALHTIAEAQKQGGIAAFIDAEHALDPVYAKALGVDIDNLIISQPDTGEQALEIAEALIRSGAIDIIVVDSVAALVPRAEIEGDMGDSHVGLQARLMSQALRKLTGSIKKSNCVAIFINQLREKVGIMFGNPETTTGGRALKFYSSVRLEVRRIDSIKQGDKVLGNRTRVKVVKNKVAPPFKQVEFDIMYGEGISRVGDLLDIAAEAEIVKKSGAWYAYNDTKLGQGRENVKKFLQDNPDLVKEIDEKVRHYYKLDETRENAQEEEDTLLNLE encoded by the coding sequence ATGAGTATAGAACAAGAAAAACTAAATGCCCTTAATCAAGCATTAGGCAAAATAGAAAAAGAGTTTGGTAAAGGATCAGTAATGAAGCTTGGGGAAGCTACATCAATGGCAATTGATGTTATATCAACAGGTTCAATAGGACTTGATATAGCAGTTGGTATAGGTGGACTTCCAAAAGGAAGAATAATAGAAGTATATGGACCTGAATCTTCAGGTAAGACAACAGTTGCTCTTCATACCATAGCAGAAGCACAAAAGCAAGGTGGAATAGCAGCATTTATAGATGCCGAACATGCACTTGACCCAGTATATGCAAAAGCGTTAGGTGTAGATATAGATAACTTAATAATATCTCAACCAGATACAGGAGAACAAGCACTAGAAATAGCAGAAGCGCTTATAAGAAGTGGAGCTATAGATATAATAGTAGTTGACTCTGTTGCTGCACTTGTTCCTAGAGCAGAGATAGAAGGAGATATGGGAGACTCACACGTTGGTCTTCAAGCAAGACTTATGTCTCAAGCACTTAGAAAATTAACAGGATCTATAAAAAAATCTAACTGTGTTGCAATATTTATAAACCAATTAAGAGAAAAAGTTGGTATAATGTTTGGTAATCCTGAAACAACAACTGGTGGTCGTGCTCTTAAGTTCTATTCTTCTGTAAGATTAGAAGTAAGAAGAATAGATTCTATAAAGCAAGGTGATAAGGTATTAGGAAATAGAACAAGAGTTAAGGTTGTTAAGAATAAGGTTGCTCCTCCATTTAAACAAGTAGAATTTGATATAATGTATGGGGAAGGTATATCTAGAGTTGGAGATTTACTAGACATAGCAGCAGAAGCTGAGATAGTTAAAAAATCAGGAGCTTGGTATGCATACAATGATACTAAACTAGGACAAGGTAGAGAAAATGTTAAAAAGTTCTTACAAGATAATCCTGATTTAGTAAAAGAAATAGACGAAAAGGTAAGACATTACTATAAATTAGACGAAACAAGAGAAAATGCACAGGAAGAAGAAGATACATTACTAAATTTAGAATAA
- the purB gene encoding adenylosuccinate lyase: protein MIDNKYSTYTNPLTDRYCSKDMSYIFSPQFKFSTWRRLWVALAEGEKELGLNITEEQLEELRNNIDNINFDEARKIEKEVRHDVMSHVKAYGLQCDKAKGIIHLGATSAYVGDNTDVIQMNEALKLIRVKLVNLINNLKEFSIKYKDVPTLGFTHFQAAQLTTVGKRATLWAQDLILDLEDLNYRIDNMKLRGVKGTTGTQASFLSLFEGDHEKVSELDKLVCKKMGYKSSYAVSGQTYTRKLDYQVISILSGIAQSMHKMTNDIRLLQSLKELEEPFEKNQIGSSAMAYKRNPMRSERIASLSKYIITESLSPALVQATQWLERSLDDSANKRLAIPQAFMAADAILEIGINVTDGLVVYENMINKHINEELPFMATETILMEAVKRGGDRQELHEIIREYSMKAAYRVKQEGLDNNLIDLIIEDPAFKMSKEEILSIMDPKNFVGRAPEQVIEFINETLEPAIKEYKDIIGKLNVDLHV from the coding sequence ATGATAGACAACAAATATAGTACGTATACAAACCCTTTAACAGATAGATATTGTAGTAAAGATATGAGCTACATATTTTCTCCACAATTTAAATTCTCAACATGGAGAAGGCTATGGGTTGCACTAGCAGAAGGAGAAAAAGAGCTAGGACTAAATATAACAGAAGAACAATTAGAAGAATTAAGAAATAATATAGATAATATAAATTTTGATGAAGCTAGAAAAATAGAAAAAGAAGTAAGACATGATGTTATGAGTCATGTTAAAGCATATGGACTTCAATGTGATAAAGCTAAAGGAATAATACATTTAGGTGCAACATCAGCTTATGTTGGAGATAACACTGATGTTATACAAATGAATGAAGCTTTAAAGCTTATAAGAGTAAAACTTGTTAATTTAATAAATAATTTAAAAGAATTTTCTATTAAGTATAAAGATGTTCCAACATTAGGATTTACTCACTTCCAAGCAGCTCAACTTACAACAGTAGGAAAGAGAGCTACTTTATGGGCACAAGATTTAATACTTGATTTAGAAGATTTAAATTATAGAATAGACAACATGAAATTAAGAGGGGTAAAAGGGACTACTGGAACTCAAGCAAGCTTTTTAAGTTTATTTGAAGGTGATCATGAAAAGGTATCAGAACTTGATAAATTAGTTTGTAAAAAAATGGGATACAAATCTTCTTATGCAGTAAGCGGACAAACGTATACTAGAAAATTAGATTATCAAGTTATAAGCATATTATCAGGTATAGCTCAAAGTATGCATAAGATGACTAATGATATAAGATTATTACAAAGTTTAAAAGAATTAGAAGAGCCATTTGAAAAGAATCAAATAGGATCATCAGCAATGGCATATAAGAGAAATCCTATGAGAAGTGAAAGAATAGCTTCACTATCTAAATATATAATAACTGAATCATTAAGCCCTGCTTTAGTTCAAGCAACTCAATGGTTAGAAAGAAGCTTAGATGACTCAGCTAATAAAAGATTAGCTATACCTCAAGCATTTATGGCAGCTGATGCTATACTTGAGATAGGTATAAATGTTACAGATGGTTTAGTTGTATATGAAAATATGATAAATAAGCATATAAATGAAGAACTTCCATTTATGGCTACAGAAACTATACTTATGGAAGCTGTTAAAAGAGGCGGAGATAGACAAGAGTTACATGAAATAATAAGAGAATATTCTATGAAGGCAGCGTATAGAGTTAAGCAGGAAGGATTAGATAATAATTTAATTGATCTTATAATAGAAGATCCAGCATTTAAGATGAGTAAGGAAGAAATACTATCTATAATGGATCCTAAAAACTTTGTAGGAAGAGCTCCAGAACAAGTTATAGAGTTTATAAATGAAACATTAGAGCCAGCTATAAAAGAATATAAGGATATTATAGGAAAGTTAAATGTAGATTTACATGTTTAA
- a CDS encoding UvrD-helicase domain-containing protein — translation MNQYTDIKSQLEALRLKDIEKSFYNKVGNTVSIIPKVTPFKGINTDMLYIKDNKLLFIKFMDTTEELFFILEEELLEVMNEEYDLLKIKMDQLKSNIEYNYVFVMPYVDIEDTYGFENFVENNLIDRRKLKAILNDSSLIDNYLKDKNNEIDLNLFLLDICPEYYVLNDKIHLNNELKKISFYSDDYEYSATPLSEEQIREIISINYGSTLFRGGSGTGKSTLMLSKVMKLARVYPHHRFLILTNTKQECNELREKLQVLYKESNNIDIYTLNGFVLKLAKRYNLVVDYNMLKKDYHKTFNNIVKQARNIIKNKNMFKGIFIDEAEGFSENEINFVREFLYKTKYIFNVFSCDSLNISNNVNIFKDRVEDIGFDNIVILNKNYRQSKELIDFNNNFCENINKYIESIRDNIKTTGFYKTQPIRDTTKSVDIIKVSDLEEQISSVIWELDYLINKKGLAYSDIAIIYPYNKKKLKSGKIMYFQYMLRKALENADIPYIYAEENLTNISKKVGVTISNIYTIKNLEYKACIVCQLEMLYNHTINDTTQDYQINDFIGDLNKVYLATNRACDYLSIITAFNEETSDIIKLLIESK, via the coding sequence GTGAATCAGTACACAGACATTAAATCTCAACTAGAAGCTTTAAGGCTTAAAGATATAGAAAAATCTTTTTATAATAAAGTAGGCAATACTGTAAGTATAATTCCTAAGGTAACACCTTTTAAAGGAATAAATACAGATATGCTATATATAAAAGATAATAAGTTGTTATTTATAAAGTTTATGGATACAACTGAAGAGTTATTTTTTATTTTAGAAGAAGAGTTATTGGAAGTTATGAATGAAGAATATGATCTATTGAAAATAAAAATGGATCAACTAAAATCAAATATAGAATATAATTATGTATTTGTAATGCCTTATGTTGATATAGAAGATACATATGGATTTGAAAATTTTGTAGAAAATAACTTAATAGATAGAAGAAAGCTTAAAGCTATTTTAAATGATAGTAGCTTAATAGATAATTATCTTAAAGATAAAAATAATGAGATAGATTTAAATTTATTTTTATTAGATATTTGTCCAGAATATTACGTATTAAATGATAAAATACATTTAAATAATGAATTAAAAAAAATTTCCTTTTATAGTGATGACTATGAATATAGTGCGACACCGTTAAGTGAAGAGCAAATAAGAGAAATAATATCTATAAACTATGGAAGTACATTGTTTAGGGGAGGATCTGGAACAGGAAAAAGCACTCTTATGTTGTCAAAAGTTATGAAGTTAGCTAGAGTTTATCCACATCATAGATTTTTAATACTAACTAATACGAAGCAAGAATGTAATGAATTAAGAGAAAAATTACAGGTTTTATATAAAGAAAGTAATAATATAGACATATATACTCTTAATGGATTTGTTTTAAAGCTTGCTAAAAGATATAACTTAGTAGTGGACTATAATATGCTTAAAAAAGATTACCATAAAACATTTAATAATATAGTTAAGCAAGCTAGAAATATTATAAAAAATAAAAATATGTTTAAGGGTATATTTATAGATGAAGCAGAAGGTTTTTCTGAAAATGAAATTAATTTTGTAAGAGAATTCTTATACAAGACAAAATATATATTTAATGTTTTTTCTTGTGATAGTTTAAATATATCAAATAATGTTAATATATTTAAAGATAGAGTAGAAGATATAGGGTTTGATAATATTGTTATATTAAATAAAAATTATAGGCAATCTAAAGAACTTATAGATTTTAATAATAATTTCTGTGAAAATATAAATAAATATATAGAGAGTATAAGAGATAATATTAAAACTACTGGATTTTATAAAACCCAACCTATAAGAGATACTACTAAATCTGTAGATATAATAAAAGTAAGTGATTTAGAAGAACAAATAAGCTCAGTTATTTGGGAGTTAGACTACCTTATAAATAAAAAAGGACTAGCTTATTCTGATATAGCAATAATATATCCATATAATAAGAAAAAATTRAAAAGTGGTAAAATCATGTACTTTCAATATATGTTAAGAAAGGCATTAGAAAATGCAGATATACCATATATATATGCAGAAGAAAATTTAACAAATATAAGTAAAAAAGTTGGTGTAACAATATCTAACATATATACAATCAAAAATTTAGAGTATAAAGCATGTATAGTTTGTCAATTAGAGATGTTATATAATCATACTATAAATGACACAACACAAGATTATCAAATAAATGATTTTATAGGAGATTTAAATAAAGTATACCTAGCTACAAATAGAGCTTGTGATTATTTAAGTATAATTACAGCATTTAACGAAGAGACTAGTGATATTATAAAGCTTCTTATTGAATCAAAATAA
- a CDS encoding DUF1722 domain-containing protein translates to MRKFHNSNLLLLKSYNEELTNELSKLLYKGEIKDVSDYQENILNIVSNERDKNNKISVIINLFEKYKPMLNTKEIDMFNDLLNSYNNQKIPFSTLVVVIKMYATRFNDNDILNQTFFYPYPENLINITDSGKGRKL, encoded by the coding sequence ATAAGAAAATTTCATAATAGTAATTTATTATTACTAAAATCTTATAATGAAGAATTGACAAATGAATTAAGTAAATTATTATATAAAGGAGAAATAAAAGATGTGTCAGATTATCAAGAAAATATATTAAATATAGTTTCTAATGAACGAGATAAAAATAATAAGATTTCAGTTATAATAAATTTATTTGAAAAGTATAAACCTATGCTAAATACTAAAGAAATAGATATGTTTAATGATTTACTTAATTCATATAATAATCAAAAAATACCATTTAGCACTCTTGTGGTTGTTATAAAAATGTACGCAACTAGATTTAATGATAATGATATACTAAATCAAACATTTTTTTATCCATACCCAGAAAACCTTATAAATATAACTGATTCTGGAAAGGGAAGAAAGTTATAA
- the yjeM gene encoding glutamate/gamma-aminobutyrate family transporter YjeM: MSENTNTAKKLTLVSLILMIFTSVFGFANMPRAFYLMGYAAIPWYVLSAILFFIPYAFMMAEYGAAYKKETGGIYSWMEKSVGPKYAFIGTFMWYASYIIWMVNVSSTIWIPLSNAIFGSDRTGELSLFGLSSIQCLGILGALWILLVTFVASRGVEKITKVTSVGGTAVALMNIVLLLGGIIVLALNGFKFKQPILDIARDFTTSPNPAYQTPLSILSFLTFAIFAFGGLEVLGGLVDQTENPEKTFPKGLTISAIVIAIGYALGIFACGMFTNWNDVLSVDSVNMANVAYVLMRNLGFELGKAFGMTQSAAITLGLWTARFVGLSLFLAFTGAFFTLTYSPLKTLIEGSPKNLWPEKFAQLKDGMPINAMWVQAIIAILIILIVSFGGGNGQAFFSLLVLMTNVAMTIPYIFLSAAFPVFKKKQLAGQIDKPFVVYKSYGMALAASIIVSFVVGFANVFSIIEPAINGRITDTIFMIAGPVLFSIIAFILYYLYERKASK, from the coding sequence ATGAGTGAAAATACAAATACAGCTAAAAAACTGACTCTTGTATCATTGATACTTATGATTTTTACATCAGTATTTGGTTTTGCCAATATGCCAAGAGCATTTTATCTTATGGGATATGCAGCAATACCATGGTATGTATTAAGTGCAATATTATTCTTTATACCTTATGCATTTATGATGGCAGAATATGGAGCTGCATATAAGAAAGAAACAGGAGGAATTTACTCATGGATGGAGAAGTCTGTAGGTCCTAAATATGCATTTATTGGGACATTTATGTGGTATGCATCTTATATAATATGGATGGTAAATGTATCATCTACAATATGGATACCATTATCTAATGCTATATTTGGTAGTGATAGAACAGGAGAATTAAGTTTATTTGGACTATCATCTATTCAATGTTTAGGTATATTAGGAGCCTTATGGATATTACTTGTAACTTTCGTAGCCTCAAGAGGTGTAGAAAAAATAACAAAAGTTACTTCTGTAGGAGGTACAGCAGTAGCTTTAATGAATATAGTATTATTATTAGGTGGAATAATAGTTCTAGCTTTAAATGGATTCAAGTTTAAACAACCAATATTAGATATTGCTAGAGACTTTACAACTTCACCAAATCCAGCGTATCAGACTCCGCTTAGTATTTTATCATTCTTAACATTTGCTATATTTGCATTTGGAGGATTAGAAGTTTTAGGAGGGCTAGTTGACCAAACAGAAAACCCTGAAAAAACATTCCCTAAAGGTCTAACGATATCAGCTATAGTAATAGCAATAGGTTATGCATTAGGTATATTTGCTTGTGGTATGTTTACTAATTGGAATGATGTTTTATCAGTAGACAGTGTTAATATGGCCAATGTTGCCTATGTACTTATGAGAAATTTAGGATTTGAACTTGGTAAAGCTTTTGGAATGACTCAATCAGCTGCTATAACTTTAGGGCTATGGACAGCTAGATTTGTTGGGCTTTCACTGTTTTTAGCATTTACAGGAGCATTTTTCACATTAACTTATTCACCACTAAAAACATTGATAGAAGGTTCTCCTAAAAATTTATGGCCTGAGAAATTTGCACAACTAAAAGATGGTATGCCTATTAATGCTATGTGGGTTCAAGCTATAATAGCTATTTTAATAATACTTATAGTATCTTTTGGTGGAGGTAATGGTCAAGCATTTTTCTCACTTTTAGTTCTTATGACTAATGTTGCGATGACAATACCTTATATATTCTTATCAGCTGCTTTTCCAGTATTTAAGAAAAAGCAGCTAGCTGGGCAAATTGATAAACCTTTCGTAGTTTATAAGTCTTATGGAATGGCTTTAGCAGCATCAATAATAGTTAGCTTCGTTGTTGGTTTTGCAAATGTATTTAGTATAATAGAACCAGCTATAAATGGAAGAATAACAGATACTATATTCATGATAGCAGGGCCTGTTTTATTCTCAATAATAGCGTTTATTTTATATTACTTATATGAAAGAAAAGCTTCTAAATAA
- a CDS encoding undecaprenyl-diphosphate phosphatase, with protein sequence MELIELFKAALIGIVQGITEWLPVSSTGHMILFNEFVKMNVSETFMSTFLVVIQFGSILAVLTIFFKKLNPFDGSKTKIQKSETIDLWIKVIIAVIPSGILGLLFDDKIDELFFNPTTVAIALIVYGIIMIMLENRNKKPSVNSFSQVSYKLAIGIGLFQCLALIPGTSRSGSTIIGAVLLGTSRYVATEFSFFLAVPTMLGASALKLVKTGFAFTGFEWLILATGSVVAYIVSILAIKFLLDYIKKHDFKVFGYYRIILGILVLGYFFLIK encoded by the coding sequence ATGGAATTAATAGAACTTTTTAAAGCCGCTCTTATTGGTATAGTTCAAGGTATAACAGAGTGGCTACCTGTAAGTAGTACAGGTCATATGATTTTATTTAATGAATTCGTAAAAATGAACGTATCTGAAACTTTTATGAGTACATTTTTAGTTGTAATTCAGTTTGGTTCTATACTAGCTGTTCTTACAATTTTCTTTAAAAAACTAAATCCTTTTGATGGTTCAAAAACTAAAATTCAAAAAAGTGAAACCATAGATTTATGGATTAAAGTTATAATAGCAGTTATACCATCTGGTATACTTGGTTTATTATTTGATGATAAAATTGATGAATTATTCTTTAACCCAACAACTGTTGCAATAGCTTTAATAGTATACGGTATAATTATGATTATGCTAGAAAATAGAAATAAAAAGCCATCAGTTAATAGCTTTTCACAAGTTAGTTATAAACTAGCTATTGGTATAGGTTTATTCCAATGTCTAGCTTTAATACCTGGTACATCTAGATCAGGATCTACTATAATCGGTGCAGTTTTACTTGGTACATCTAGATATGTAGCAACAGAATTCTCATTCTTCTTAGCTGTACCTACTATGCTTGGTGCAAGTGCATTAAAACTTGTTAAAACAGGTTTTGCATTTACTGGATTTGAATGGTTAATACTTGCTACAGGATCTGTTGTTGCTTACATAGTTTCTATATTAGCTATTAAGTTCTTACTTGATTACATCAAAAAGCATGACTTTAAAGTATTTGGATATTATAGAATAATTCTTGGTATATTAGTACTTGGATATTTCTTTTTAATTAAATAA
- a CDS encoding pyridoxal phosphate-dependent aminotransferase, with protein MKYSERISSMQSSPIRKLVPMANKAKAKGIKVYHLNIGQPDIKTPKVFFDAVKSFDNEVLEYAVSQGLPELITSLQKYYTTYGMSFESDEILITNGGSEALLFAIMATCDPGDNILVPEPFYTNYNGFSQSINVCITPITTKAEDGFHLPKKDKIQSLINPKTKAILLSNPGNPTGTVYTKEELYIIAEIAKENDLWIISDEVYREFVYDGLEYTSFGNIKEVEDRVIIIDSVSKRYSACGARIGSIASKNRNLIVEILKLCQGRLCISTLDQIGSTKLYQIPKSYFDEVNKEYKNRRDVLYNELMKVEGVICKKPTGAFYILAKLPVENAEDFVIWMLTDFNKDGETVMACPAEGFYATPGLGKDEIRLAYILKEEDLHRASVLLKEGLETYLQLKKENKL; from the coding sequence ATGAAATATTCAGAGAGAATAAGTTCTATGCAATCTTCTCCAATTAGAAAATTAGTTCCTATGGCTAATAAAGCTAAAGCTAAAGGAATTAAAGTGTATCATTTAAATATAGGCCAACCAGACATAAAAACTCCTAAAGTATTCTTTGATGCAGTCAAAAGTTTTGATAATGAAGTTTTAGAATATGCAGTCTCACAAGGTTTACCTGAATTAATAACTTCACTTCAAAAATATTATACTACATACGGTATGTCATTTGAATCCGATGAAATATTAATAACTAATGGTGGTAGTGAAGCCTTATTATTTGCAATTATGGCAACTTGTGATCCTGGAGATAATATATTAGTTCCTGAACCATTCTATACTAATTATAATGGATTTAGCCAATCTATAAATGTATGTATCACTCCAATTACTACTAAAGCTGAAGATGGCTTTCACCTTCCTAAAAAAGATAAGATACAGTCTCTAATCAATCCTAAAACCAAAGCAATACTACTTTCTAATCCTGGCAATCCAACTGGTACAGTTTATACTAAAGAAGAACTTTATATAATAGCAGAAATTGCTAAAGAGAATGATTTATGGATAATATCAGATGAAGTATATAGAGAATTTGTTTATGATGGACTAGAGTATACAAGTTTTGGAAATATAAAAGAAGTTGAAGATAGAGTTATAATAATAGACAGTGTATCTAAAAGATACAGTGCTTGTGGTGCTAGAATTGGTTCTATAGCATCTAAGAATAGAAATTTAATTGTTGAGATACTTAAATTATGTCAAGGTAGATTATGTATTTCTACTCTCGACCAAATAGGCTCTACTAAATTATATCAAATTCCTAAATCATATTTTGATGAAGTTAATAAAGAGTATAAAAACAGAAGAGATGTTTTATACAATGAATTAATGAAGGTCGAAGGTGTTATTTGTAAAAAACCTACAGGAGCATTTTATATTCTTGCAAAATTACCAGTTGAAAACGCTGAAGATTTTGTTATATGGATGCTTACAGATTTCAATAAAGATGGTGAAACTGTTATGGCCTGTCCTGCTGAAGGATTCTATGCTACACCTGGACTTGGTAAAGATGAAATTAGACTTGCTTATATATTAAAAGAAGAAGATCTTCATAGAGCTTCTGTATTATTAAAAGAAGGTTTAGAGACCTATCTACAATTAAAAAAAGAAAATAAACTTTAA
- a CDS encoding tyrosine-type recombinase/integrase, with translation MNNDKILEDIEYEVFKAFSRKLEPNTKHDYLSKIILFKKFLEDKELVYANKEDCKKFIEYVQTIYKKSTCEKVYSYLHSFYNYLKKEEYIEINPFRYVEKPAVSRIKSKDDVLSIQEINKLIDTLHKLNIRDKTIIVFLVTTGCLLNELVNLKWKDLMVDDKDNYYVRLGKAKKERIVKLHPYCFKLIEEYRAYSLLPEVIIPTEDFVFTTQKSNYITDRNVRLIVRKALDLAGLSNYSAKDFRHSFAAISLRLGADEEDVKNQLGWSDKYYAIRYKYVLNFVDSQSVDYLINNEEFKINKK, from the coding sequence ATGAATAATGATAAAATACTAGAAGATATAGAGTATGAAGTTTTCAAAGCTTTTTCTAGAAAATTAGAACCAAATACTAAGCATGATTATCTATCAAAAATAATATTATTTAAAAAGTTTTTAGAAGATAAGGAATTAGTTTATGCAAATAAAGAAGACTGTAAAAAGTTTATAGAATATGTTCAAACTATATATAAAAAATCAACTTGTGAAAAAGTATATAGCTATTTACATAGTTTTTATAATTATTTAAAAAAAGAAGAGTATATAGAAATTAACCCATTTAGGTATGTTGAAAAACCTGCAGTTAGTAGAATAAAAAGTAAAGATGATGTACTTAGTATTCAAGAGATAAATAAACTTATAGATACACTTCATAAATTAAATATAAGAGATAAAACTATAATAGTGTTTTTAGTAACAACAGGATGTTTATTAAATGAATTAGTAAACTTAAAGTGGAAAGACCTTATGGTAGATGATAAAGATAATTACTATGTAAGGTTAGGAAAAGCTAAGAAGGAGAGAATAGTCAAACTTCACCCATATTGTTTCAAACTAATAGAAGAGTATAGAGCATATTCTTTACTACCTGAAGTTATAATACCAACTGAAGATTTTGTTTTTACTACACAAAAAAGTAATTATATAACAGATAGGAATGTAAGATTAATAGTAAGAAAAGCTTTAGACTTAGCAGGACTTTCTAATTATTCAGCTAAAGATTTTAGGCATTCATTTGCAGCAATAAGTTTAAGATTAGGAGCTGATGAAGAAGATGTAAAAAATCAGTTAGGATGGAGTGATAAGTATTATGCTATAAGATATAAGTATGTATTAAACTTCGTTGATAGTCAAAGTGTAGATTATTTAATTAATAATGAAGAATTTAAAATTAATAAAAAATGA
- the rny gene encoding ribonuclease Y — MGVIDIISILLGIAVGIIAGYFVRKNIYESKIGQANSEADRIIKQAEDDSKRIHKEKLLEAQEEIHKLRTESEKENKERRSDLQKYEKRVVQKEEILDKKLQNLEQKETTLGEKLNNVAKKEEEIEAIKTQQLEKLENISGITSDKAKEIILTNAERDVRREMSIMIKEIESQAKEEAEKKSREIIGYAIQKCAADHVAETTVTVVNLPNDEMKGRIIGREGRNIRTLETLTGIDLIIDDTPEAVILSGFDPIRREVARIALEKLIADGRIHPARIEEMVEKARKEVESIIKEYGEQAAFETGVHGLHPELVKLLGRLNYRTSYGQNVLKHSIEVAHIAGIMAAEIGADIRLAKRAGLLHDIGKAVDHEMEGTHVEIGMDLLKRYKESKEVIHAMSTHHGDYEPQTIEAVLVTAADAISAARPGARRETLEAYIRRLEKLEEIANSYEGVDKSFAIQAGREIRIMVKPENVSDEDIHLLARDMTKRIEDELEYPGQIKVSIIRETRAIEYAK; from the coding sequence GTGGGTGTCATAGATATAATAAGTATTTTATTAGGGATAGCAGTAGGTATTATTGCTGGTTATTTTGTGAGAAAAAATATATATGAGTCAAAAATTGGCCAAGCTAATAGTGAAGCTGATAGAATAATAAAACAAGCAGAAGATGACTCAAAGAGAATACACAAAGAAAAATTATTAGAAGCACAAGAAGAAATTCATAAGTTAAGAACTGAATCTGAAAAAGAAAATAAGGAAAGAAGATCTGACTTACAGAAATATGAAAAAAGAGTTGTGCAAAAAGAAGAAATATTAGACAAAAAGTTACAAAACTTAGAACAAAAAGAAACAACTTTAGGGGAAAAGTTAAATAATGTAGCTAAAAAAGAAGAAGAAATTGAAGCTATAAAGACACAACAATTAGAGAAACTAGAGAATATATCAGGGATAACTTCTGATAAGGCAAAGGAAATAATTTTAACTAATGCCGAAAGAGATGTTAGAAGAGAAATGTCTATAATGATAAAAGAAATAGAGTCTCAAGCTAAAGAAGAAGCAGAAAAGAAATCAAGAGAAATAATAGGGTATGCTATACAAAAATGTGCGGCTGATCATGTTGCTGAAACTACTGTTACAGTTGTAAATTTACCTAATGATGAAATGAAGGGTAGAATTATAGGTAGAGAAGGTAGAAATATAAGAACACTAGAAACACTAACAGGTATAGATCTTATAATAGATGATACCCCAGAAGCTGTAATACTATCAGGATTTGATCCAATCAGAAGAGAGGTTGCTAGAATAGCACTTGAAAAATTAATAGCAGATGGAAGAATACATCCTGCTAGAATTGAAGAAATGGTTGAAAAAGCTAGAAAAGAAGTAGAGAGTATAATAAAAGAATATGGAGAGCAAGCTGCTTTTGAAACAGGAGTACATGGACTTCATCCAGAGTTAGTTAAATTATTAGGAAGACTTAACTACAGAACAAGCTATGGGCAAAATGTACTTAAGCACTCTATAGAAGTAGCACATATAGCAGGTATAATGGCAGCTGAGATAGGTGCAGATATTAGACTTGCTAAAAGAGCAGGGCTTTTACATGATATAGGAAAAGCAGTTGACCACGAAATGGAAGGTACTCATGTTGAAATAGGTATGGATTTACTTAAGAGATACAAAGAATCTAAAGAAGTTATACATGCTATGAGTACACATCATGGAGATTATGAGCCACAGACAATTGAAGCAGTACTTGTAACTGCAGCAGATGCTATATCAGCAGCAAGACCTGGTGCTAGAAGAGAAACTTTAGAAGCGTATATCAGAAGATTAGAAAAGCTAGAAGAAATAGCTAACTCATATGAAGGAGTAGATAAATCATTTGCTATACAAGCTGGTAGAGAAATAAGAATAATGGTTAAGCCTGAAAACGTTAGTGATGAAGATATTCATTTATTAGCTAGGGATATGACTAAGAGAATAGAAGATGAATTAGAATATCCAGGACAAATAAAAGTAAGTATAATAAGAGAAACTAGAGCAATTGAATATGCTAAATAA